In Enterobacter pseudoroggenkampii, one genomic interval encodes:
- the mpl gene encoding UDP-N-acetylmuramate:L-alanyl-gamma-D-glutamyl-meso-diaminopimelate ligase, which translates to MRIHILGICGTFMGGLAMLARSLGHEVTGSDANVYPPMSTLLEKQGIALIQGYDASQLDPEPDLVIIGNAMTRGNPCVEAVLERNIPFMSGPQWLHDFVLRDRWVVAVAGTHGKTTTAGMATWILEACGYKPGFVIGGVPGNFDVSARLGDSPFFVIEADEYDCAFFDKRSKFVHYCPRTLILNNLEFDHADIFDDLKAIQKQFHHLVRIVPGQGRIILPENDINLKQTMAMGCWSEQELVGEQGHWQAKKLNADASEWEVLLDGEKVGEVKWGLVGEHNMHNGLMAIAAARHVGVLPADAANALGSFINARRRLELRGEAHGVTVYDDFAHHPTAILATLAALRGKVGGTARILAVLEPRSNTMKMGICKDDLAPSLGRADEVFLLQPQHIPWQVAEVADACIQPAHWSADVDALADMVVKAAQPGDHILVMSNGGFGGIHQKLLDGLTKKAEAAADA; encoded by the coding sequence ATGCGCATTCATATATTGGGGATTTGTGGCACTTTCATGGGCGGACTGGCAATGCTGGCGCGCTCGCTGGGCCATGAAGTGACAGGTTCGGACGCCAATGTGTATCCGCCGATGAGCACACTTCTGGAGAAACAGGGCATCGCTTTAATTCAGGGCTACGATGCCAGCCAGCTTGATCCCGAGCCGGACCTGGTGATCATTGGCAACGCCATGACCCGCGGCAATCCGTGCGTCGAGGCGGTACTGGAACGCAATATTCCGTTCATGTCCGGCCCGCAGTGGCTGCATGACTTCGTCCTGCGCGACCGCTGGGTGGTTGCCGTTGCCGGTACCCACGGCAAAACCACCACCGCCGGAATGGCGACCTGGATCCTTGAAGCCTGCGGCTACAAGCCGGGCTTCGTGATTGGCGGCGTTCCGGGTAATTTCGACGTTTCTGCGCGTCTGGGCGACAGCCCGTTCTTTGTGATCGAAGCCGACGAATACGACTGCGCGTTCTTTGACAAGCGTTCTAAGTTCGTGCATTACTGCCCGCGCACGCTGATCCTCAACAACCTTGAGTTCGATCACGCGGATATTTTTGACGATCTGAAAGCGATCCAGAAACAGTTCCACCACCTGGTGCGCATTGTTCCGGGCCAGGGCCGCATCATCCTGCCGGAGAACGACATCAACCTGAAACAGACGATGGCGATGGGATGCTGGAGCGAGCAGGAGCTGGTGGGCGAGCAGGGCCACTGGCAGGCGAAGAAACTCAACGCCGATGCCTCCGAGTGGGAAGTGCTGCTCGACGGTGAAAAAGTGGGTGAGGTGAAGTGGGGCCTGGTGGGCGAGCACAACATGCACAACGGCCTGATGGCCATTGCAGCTGCGCGTCACGTGGGCGTGCTGCCTGCGGATGCAGCCAATGCGCTGGGTTCGTTTATCAATGCCCGCCGCCGTCTGGAGCTGCGCGGTGAAGCCCACGGCGTTACCGTGTATGACGATTTCGCGCACCACCCAACGGCCATTCTGGCCACGCTTGCTGCCCTGCGTGGCAAGGTCGGCGGTACCGCGCGCATTCTGGCGGTGCTGGAACCGCGCTCGAACACCATGAAGATGGGCATCTGCAAAGATGACCTCGCGCCGTCGTTAGGACGTGCCGATGAAGTCTTCCTGCTGCAGCCGCAGCATATTCCGTGGCAGGTGGCGGAAGTCGCCGATGCCTGCATTCAGCCTGCGCACTGGAGCGCGGATGTGGATGCGCTCGCGGATATGGTGGTGAAAGCCGCTCAGCCTGGCGACCACATTCTGGTGATGAGCAACGGCGGTTTTGGTGGGATCCATCAGAAGCTGCTGGACGGTCTTACGAAGAAAGCGGAAGCGGCCGCCGACGCGTAA